A single genomic interval of Lactococcus sp. S-13 harbors:
- the mutS gene encoding DNA mismatch repair protein MutS codes for MAEKISPGMQQYLDIKKDYPDAFLLFRMGDFYELFYEDAVNAAQILELTLTSRNKNSEHPIPMAGVPHHAAADYIDKLVDLGYKVAVAEQMEDPKKAVGIVKRAVTQVITPGTTIDHSNSVDNNFLVAIDCAKNQFTLAYMDLSTGEFRVTELPDFSAVVGEIASLKAREIVVGFELEENQAKILEKQMNLLLSKQYDFPENLLIDLSVLTGLENQVASKLLAYVKRTQMRDLSHLQEVEHYEIKDFLQMDFATKSSLELTTNKRENKKHGTLYWLLDATKTAMGTRMLRSWIERPLVSAQAIEKRMTIVQIFLDHFFERSDLIEALKGVYDLERLASRVSFGKAVPVDFLQLANSLSNVPAIKNILGLLGDQQLLDLEKRLDHLPELAQLINQAISDTASRTITEGGIIKAGFDEQLDKYREALQNGASWIAKLEADEKAKTGISTLRIDYNRKDGYFFHVTQSQLESVPDYFYRKATLKNSERFGSKELTEIEEIMLEAREKSSLLEYDLFMTVRAQTEQYIARLQALAKTIAEIDCLQSLAVVAEKYGYVRPKLTENSRNVTIKQGRHAVVEAVMGAQEYVPNDIELPEETDIQLITGPNMSGKSTYMRQLALTVIMAQVGSFVPAQSAGLPIFDAIFTRIGASDNLISGESTFMVEMSEANHAIQKATRRSLIVFDELGRGTATYDGMALAQAIVEYVHERIGAKTLFATHYHELTNLEQELEGLTNVHVATLEQNGNVTFLHKITPGPADKSYGIHVAKIAGLPADLLERADLILQKLENKPVPAKKTEAPEEQLSLFDFDENYSEVIELLKGQNVDNMTAREALNFLWQLKDLL; via the coding sequence ATGGCTGAAAAAATATCACCGGGAATGCAACAGTATTTGGACATCAAAAAAGATTATCCAGATGCCTTCTTGCTCTTTCGGATGGGCGATTTTTATGAACTTTTCTATGAAGATGCGGTGAATGCAGCGCAGATTTTAGAGCTGACATTAACTTCGCGTAATAAAAATTCGGAACATCCTATTCCAATGGCGGGCGTGCCTCATCATGCGGCGGCAGACTATATTGATAAGTTAGTTGATTTGGGCTACAAGGTCGCCGTTGCTGAGCAAATGGAAGATCCTAAAAAAGCAGTCGGTATTGTCAAACGGGCGGTGACCCAAGTCATCACACCAGGAACAACGATTGATCATTCAAATTCAGTGGATAATAATTTCTTGGTAGCTATTGATTGTGCTAAAAATCAATTTACCCTGGCTTATATGGACTTGTCAACGGGTGAGTTTAGAGTGACTGAGTTGCCTGATTTTTCTGCGGTTGTAGGTGAGATTGCATCGCTTAAAGCGCGTGAAATCGTGGTCGGATTTGAGCTAGAGGAAAATCAAGCCAAGATTCTCGAAAAGCAGATGAATCTTTTGCTTTCTAAACAGTATGATTTTCCGGAAAATTTACTCATTGATTTGTCCGTACTGACAGGGCTTGAAAATCAAGTTGCTTCAAAATTGTTAGCCTATGTCAAGCGCACACAGATGCGAGATTTGAGTCATTTACAAGAAGTTGAGCATTATGAAATCAAAGATTTTTTGCAAATGGATTTTGCGACAAAATCCTCGCTCGAACTCACGACAAACAAGCGTGAAAATAAGAAACATGGGACGCTTTATTGGCTTTTAGATGCGACAAAGACAGCGATGGGCACGCGTATGCTGCGCTCTTGGATTGAGCGTCCACTCGTTTCTGCGCAGGCCATTGAAAAACGCATGACCATTGTGCAAATTTTCTTGGATCATTTCTTTGAACGCTCGGATTTGATTGAGGCTCTAAAAGGGGTTTATGACTTGGAACGTCTGGCTTCCCGAGTATCATTTGGCAAGGCTGTACCTGTTGATTTTTTGCAACTGGCGAATTCCTTGAGTAATGTACCTGCCATCAAAAATATTTTGGGACTCCTCGGCGATCAGCAGCTCTTAGATCTAGAAAAACGCTTGGATCATCTTCCAGAGCTTGCTCAACTTATCAATCAAGCCATTAGTGATACTGCATCGCGGACAATCACTGAGGGGGGCATTATCAAAGCTGGTTTTGATGAGCAGCTTGATAAATATCGTGAAGCTTTGCAAAATGGTGCGTCTTGGATTGCGAAATTAGAAGCAGACGAGAAAGCTAAAACAGGAATTTCTACACTGCGCATTGATTATAATCGCAAAGATGGTTATTTTTTCCATGTCACACAAAGTCAGCTAGAAAGCGTTCCAGACTATTTTTATCGTAAAGCAACTTTAAAAAATTCTGAACGTTTTGGCTCGAAAGAATTGACTGAAATCGAAGAAATTATGTTAGAAGCGCGTGAAAAATCAAGCTTGTTAGAATATGATTTGTTCATGACTGTTCGTGCACAGACAGAGCAGTATATTGCTCGTTTACAGGCGCTTGCAAAAACGATTGCGGAAATTGACTGCTTGCAAAGTTTGGCTGTGGTGGCTGAAAAATATGGCTATGTTCGGCCGAAGCTTACGGAAAATTCACGAAATGTGACAATTAAGCAAGGGCGTCATGCCGTGGTAGAAGCGGTAATGGGCGCTCAAGAATATGTTCCTAATGACATTGAATTACCAGAAGAGACAGACATTCAGCTGATTACAGGGCCGAATATGTCAGGTAAATCAACCTATATGCGCCAACTTGCCTTGACGGTCATCATGGCTCAGGTAGGCTCTTTCGTTCCAGCTCAGAGTGCTGGACTTCCTATTTTTGATGCGATTTTTACGCGTATTGGCGCGAGTGATAATTTGATTTCTGGTGAATCAACTTTTATGGTTGAAATGTCTGAGGCCAACCATGCCATCCAAAAAGCAACACGCCGAAGTTTGATTGTTTTCGATGAATTGGGCCGTGGTACGGCGACTTATGATGGGATGGCCCTTGCGCAAGCGATTGTTGAGTACGTCCATGAACGTATCGGGGCAAAAACACTTTTTGCAACGCATTACCATGAGTTGACGAATTTAGAGCAAGAATTAGAGGGTTTGACCAATGTTCATGTGGCCACACTTGAGCAAAATGGCAACGTGACCTTCTTACATAAGATTACACCAGGCCCAGCAGATAAGTCTTACGGGATTCATGTGGCCAAAATTGCTGGATTACCTGCGGATTTATTGGAACGGGCAGATTTGATTTTGCAGAAGTTGGAAAATAAACCAGTGCCTGCCAAGAAAACAGAAGCGCCAGAAGAGCAATTAAGTTTGTTTGATTTTGATGAAAATTACTCAGAAGTCATTGAATTACTCAAAGGGCAAAATGTCGATAATATGACGGCCAGAGAAGCTTTGAATTTCTTGTGGCAACTGAAAGATTTACTTTGA
- a CDS encoding DUF1634 domain-containing protein, whose protein sequence is MKNKEMTKEELLQIERNIGKILRVGVFISAVVIIIGILMFVVSGHSGYPEGIWPDKFNEILTGLVEFRALAWLMAGLFLLILTPVLRVVASIISFTKEGDKLYVIITSLVLIILIIAMIIGHGGA, encoded by the coding sequence ATGAAAAATAAAGAAATGACCAAAGAAGAACTGCTCCAAATTGAGCGAAATATCGGAAAAATTCTCCGCGTAGGTGTTTTTATCAGTGCCGTTGTCATTATTATCGGTATCCTTATGTTTGTTGTGAGCGGCCACTCTGGTTACCCAGAAGGCATCTGGCCGGACAAATTTAACGAAATTTTGACTGGTTTAGTCGAATTTAGAGCGTTAGCTTGGCTGATGGCTGGTCTCTTTTTACTCATTCTAACACCAGTCTTGCGGGTTGTTGCCTCGATCATTTCCTTTACTAAAGAAGGAGATAAACTTTATGTCATCATCACAAGCTTGGTACTCATCATCTTAATCATCGCCATGATTATCGGTCACGGTGGTGCATAA
- the zwf gene encoding glucose-6-phosphate dehydrogenase has protein sequence MTEQKQVLFTIFGATGDLAKRKLYPSLFRLFKKGELAENFAVIGTARRPWTDEFYREVVFDSIKDLMSSKTQAQDFANHFYYQSHDVGDSSHYINLKNLGEKLRQQYKTAGNQVFFLAMAPQFFGTIAEHLKSQDILTGEGFERIVIEKPFGTSFDSAKALNDSLAKVFSEEQIFRIDHYLGKEMIQAVSAVRFANPIFESLWNNQHIDNVQITFAEFIGVEDRGGYYETSGALKDMIQNHVLQVLSLIAMEKPEKFDENHIVTEKVKALKAMRQYSPEEALENFVRGQYVAGNFDGEAYAAYRAEDSVAVDSRTETFAAGKFLIDNERWSGVPFYVRSGKRMTEKGTRINIVFKQDSENLFAGNCDDEPAQNVLTIYIQPTEGFSLSVNGKAAGQGFHLEPLRLSFRHDSEFLGNSPEAYEKLFLDVLNGDGTNFSHWEEAARAWELIDVIRNAWDEDNAPLPTYAARTMGPDAAFDLLAKDGRKWAWQPDLWYRERGYYEK, from the coding sequence ATGACCGAACAAAAACAAGTCCTTTTCACCATTTTTGGAGCAACTGGTGATTTGGCAAAACGTAAGCTCTATCCTTCTCTTTTTCGTCTTTTCAAAAAGGGCGAATTGGCTGAAAATTTTGCGGTGATTGGTACTGCCAGAAGACCCTGGACAGATGAATTTTATCGGGAAGTCGTTTTTGATTCCATCAAAGATTTGATGAGTTCAAAAACGCAAGCGCAGGATTTTGCCAATCATTTTTATTATCAAAGTCACGATGTGGGCGACAGCTCGCACTATATCAATTTGAAAAATTTGGGCGAAAAATTGCGTCAGCAGTATAAGACTGCGGGAAATCAGGTTTTCTTTTTGGCGATGGCCCCTCAATTTTTTGGAACAATTGCTGAGCATCTTAAGAGTCAAGACATCTTAACTGGCGAAGGTTTCGAACGTATTGTCATCGAGAAACCTTTTGGGACAAGCTTTGACAGTGCTAAAGCACTCAATGACAGTTTGGCCAAGGTCTTCAGTGAAGAACAAATTTTCCGAATTGACCATTATTTAGGTAAGGAAATGATTCAGGCTGTTTCTGCCGTGCGCTTTGCTAATCCAATTTTTGAATCGCTGTGGAATAATCAACATATTGATAATGTGCAGATTACCTTTGCTGAATTTATCGGCGTAGAAGATCGGGGTGGCTACTACGAAACTTCTGGTGCTTTGAAAGACATGATTCAAAACCACGTGCTGCAAGTGCTAAGTTTGATTGCCATGGAAAAACCTGAAAAATTTGACGAAAATCATATTGTCACTGAAAAAGTCAAAGCACTCAAGGCAATGCGTCAATATTCTCCAGAAGAAGCCTTGGAAAATTTTGTGCGTGGTCAATATGTCGCTGGAAATTTTGACGGTGAAGCTTACGCCGCTTACCGGGCTGAAGATTCTGTGGCGGTAGATAGTCGGACAGAAACTTTCGCTGCTGGAAAGTTCTTGATTGACAACGAACGCTGGTCTGGCGTCCCTTTTTACGTGCGTTCTGGCAAACGAATGACGGAAAAGGGCACGCGCATCAACATTGTGTTTAAACAAGATTCAGAAAATTTATTCGCTGGCAATTGCGACGATGAGCCTGCTCAAAATGTTCTGACCATTTACATTCAACCGACCGAAGGCTTCTCTCTTTCAGTCAATGGTAAAGCCGCAGGACAAGGTTTCCACTTAGAGCCTTTGCGCCTAAGTTTCCGCCACGATAGCGAATTTTTAGGAAATTCTCCAGAAGCTTATGAGAAACTTTTCCTTGATGTTCTCAATGGTGACGGGACAAACTTCTCCCACTGGGAAGAAGCCGCTCGTGCGTGGGAATTGATTGACGTGATTCGCAACGCTTGGGATGAGGACAATGCGCCTTTGCCAACTTATGCTGCGCGTACTATGGGGCCTGATGCCGCCTTCGATTTACTCGCCAAAGACGGTCGCAAATGGGCGTGGCAGCCTGATTTGTGGTATCGCGAACGAGGCTATTACGAAAAATAA
- a CDS encoding Hsp20/alpha crystallin family protein → MSNDLMNNQNNLMDFGDDFFNHFGRNLFKHGFDFPASNRQMTMKTDVSESDTAYSVKIDLPGLKKENINIEYENGMLSVSGKQEQATEEKNDAGEIIHSERYYGSYSRSYHLPNVERDNITAKYDGGVLTLNLPKTVQSENNRRIEIQ, encoded by the coding sequence ATGTCAAACGATTTGATGAACAATCAAAACAACTTGATGGATTTTGGAGATGATTTCTTTAATCATTTCGGTCGAAATCTCTTCAAACATGGCTTTGATTTTCCTGCTTCTAACCGTCAAATGACGATGAAAACTGATGTTTCCGAATCAGATACGGCTTACAGCGTGAAAATTGATTTGCCTGGTTTGAAAAAAGAAAATATCAACATTGAATATGAAAATGGAATGTTGAGTGTTTCAGGTAAACAAGAACAAGCGACCGAAGAAAAAAACGATGCGGGTGAAATCATTCACAGCGAACGTTACTATGGCTCTTACAGTCGTTCTTACCACTTACCAAATGTTGAACGCGATAATATTACAGCTAAATATGACGGTGGTGTTTTGACGCTCAACCTGCCAAAAACAGTACAATCCGAAAATAATCGTCGAATTGAAATCCAATAA
- a CDS encoding DUF4230 domain-containing protein yields the protein MKKLPLFKFLSLRVYLWIVILIFMGGVAAYWVGRTTTKNESQNASYSTVKYIKQEDETVFLAVGIQNVETQKNNTKIPWTEIGVPLTEKKAIIILNYEAKLGISSPAKIKSTGKTSYEITIPRYSFIGTKLDKKHPYNLYDSSGELLSYSTQNIDTGALVTKALSTSKQERYLKQYTSSLDSAAQKYYTTIFKAVDPKIKLTFKFSRNS from the coding sequence ATGAAAAAATTACCCTTGTTTAAATTTTTGTCCTTGCGAGTTTACCTCTGGATTGTCATCCTCATCTTTATGGGTGGTGTCGCTGCCTATTGGGTTGGTCGCACCACAACAAAAAATGAGTCACAAAATGCCTCATATTCTACGGTAAAATACATCAAACAAGAAGATGAAACAGTTTTTCTTGCTGTTGGTATTCAAAATGTTGAAACTCAAAAAAATAATACAAAAATTCCTTGGACCGAAATTGGAGTCCCTCTGACCGAAAAAAAGGCAATCATCATTTTAAACTATGAAGCAAAGTTAGGGATTAGTTCACCGGCAAAAATTAAATCCACTGGTAAAACGAGCTATGAAATTACAATTCCAAGGTACTCCTTTATCGGTACTAAGTTAGACAAAAAGCACCCTTACAATCTTTATGATTCGAGTGGTGAACTCCTTAGTTATTCAACCCAAAACATTGATACTGGTGCACTTGTAACGAAGGCTTTGTCGACTAGTAAACAGGAAAGATATCTTAAACAGTATACCTCTTCCCTAGATAGCGCAGCTCAAAAATATTATACTACGATTTTCAAGGCTGTTGACCCTAAAATCAAGCTAACTTTCAAATTTTCTAGAAACTCATAA
- a CDS encoding YlbF family regulator has protein sequence MTYDETVEQLVKKIESLDYVQDFQKAESALRAESSLFEAQEEMKKLQKEAVLYQKIGKMEAYKATSQAAQKIEKQLKQHPLVENYVSKLENVNDLIQHITGEIEQKVNALLESNK, from the coding sequence ATGACCTATGATGAAACGGTTGAACAGCTTGTTAAAAAAATTGAAAGTCTAGATTATGTTCAAGATTTTCAAAAGGCGGAGTCAGCTTTGAGAGCTGAAAGTTCACTTTTTGAGGCTCAAGAGGAAATGAAGAAACTGCAAAAAGAGGCGGTTTTGTATCAAAAAATCGGGAAAATGGAAGCTTATAAAGCAACTTCCCAAGCGGCTCAAAAAATTGAAAAGCAGCTGAAGCAGCATCCGTTGGTAGAAAATTACGTCAGTAAATTAGAAAATGTGAATGATTTGATTCAGCATATTACTGGTGAAATTGAGCAAAAAGTAAATGCTTTGTTGGAAAGCAATAAATAA
- a CDS encoding sulfite exporter TauE/SafE family protein — translation MSLLAFTLSMLLLGFVAGTFGSILGLGGGIIITPIITTFFGVDIKYAIGASIVAVIATSSGAAISYLKDDMINVRAAMFLEIFTTVGGLIGAVLAGFFDGTVLNVLFGCLLIFQGYNMWKKLHKGEEVLQNAQADKISEKLKLNSSYYDKQLNKEIPYQVEKVPGGAAIMLGAGVASGLLGIGSGAFKVLAMDSMMKMPLKASTATSNLMIGVTAAASATVYFFNGYVNPSLAGPLAIGIVAGAAVGSKIMPKLPAKTIRIIFIPVILIMAIQMLLKGLGVSL, via the coding sequence ATGTCTTTATTAGCTTTTACGCTCTCTATGTTGCTTTTGGGCTTCGTAGCAGGGACATTTGGCTCTATTTTGGGGCTTGGCGGTGGAATTATTATCACGCCGATTATTACGACCTTCTTTGGCGTTGACATCAAATATGCAATTGGCGCAAGTATTGTCGCTGTGATTGCGACAAGTTCGGGGGCTGCGATTTCTTATCTGAAAGACGATATGATTAACGTTCGTGCAGCCATGTTTTTGGAAATTTTCACGACCGTTGGAGGATTGATTGGCGCTGTGCTGGCTGGATTTTTTGACGGTACCGTTTTAAACGTCTTATTTGGCTGTCTCCTGATTTTCCAAGGCTACAATATGTGGAAAAAACTGCATAAAGGTGAGGAAGTCCTTCAGAATGCCCAGGCTGACAAAATCTCAGAAAAACTCAAGCTCAATTCGAGTTACTACGACAAACAGTTGAACAAAGAGATTCCCTATCAAGTCGAAAAAGTACCCGGTGGTGCAGCAATCATGCTCGGAGCGGGCGTTGCTTCAGGACTTTTGGGTATCGGCTCAGGAGCTTTCAAAGTTTTGGCCATGGATTCAATGATGAAAATGCCACTCAAAGCTTCCACAGCAACCTCAAACCTGATGATTGGCGTCACTGCAGCTGCCTCCGCCACGGTTTATTTTTTCAATGGCTACGTTAATCCCAGCTTAGCTGGCCCTCTTGCCATCGGAATCGTTGCTGGTGCTGCGGTTGGCTCAAAAATTATGCCCAAATTACCTGCTAAAACCATTCGAATCATCTTTATTCCTGTGATTTTGATTATGGCTATTCAAATGTTACTCAAAGGATTGGGGGTTTCGCTTTAA
- a CDS encoding DUF5067 domain-containing protein, producing MKKFLLVGTTLLSLSLLVACGNTSSKNTVKSSSYKTSAVEKTKNYTLHNTDFKVPASWKEKDGKDGSAVKYFYPKEGMMLTRFAKTDETIMDQSSREAYISGLKSTPDFKNFKATGENKSSDNNYAWNISFTMDEKDYQGELVVADVAEGLLSFMIATPNNTYKNYQSDFAKICQSINFLSRDTNYDDSGTDSLSSDSGWDDSTHTFTSDDGILKIDKTEITNDYNGKPAFCVYFTLTNKGDDTAVSQILFQQLARVQQLSTNTSNDLDFAMMSLDAPENHLQDNINPNGTISGYYPFELENTSDPVAIQLQRDFQTVDTYKVPLQ from the coding sequence ATGAAAAAATTTTTACTAGTTGGCACAACACTGCTATCGCTAAGTTTACTTGTCGCTTGCGGAAATACTTCATCAAAAAACACTGTGAAATCTAGTTCTTACAAGACTAGTGCCGTGGAAAAGACTAAAAATTATACTTTACACAATACAGACTTTAAAGTTCCAGCTTCTTGGAAAGAAAAAGACGGAAAAGATGGTAGCGCCGTAAAATACTTCTATCCAAAAGAAGGCATGATGTTAACTCGATTCGCAAAAACTGATGAAACTATTATGGACCAAAGCTCACGTGAAGCCTATATTTCTGGTTTGAAATCCACCCCTGATTTTAAAAACTTCAAGGCTACAGGTGAAAACAAGTCTTCTGATAATAACTATGCTTGGAATATTTCTTTCACAATGGACGAGAAAGATTATCAAGGCGAACTTGTTGTAGCCGATGTCGCTGAAGGTCTACTAAGCTTTATGATAGCTACGCCAAACAATACTTACAAAAATTATCAGTCTGATTTCGCAAAAATCTGTCAATCTATTAATTTTTTATCACGAGATACAAATTATGATGATTCGGGTACAGACAGCTTATCTAGTGATAGTGGCTGGGATGATTCGACACATACCTTCACAAGTGATGACGGTATATTGAAAATTGACAAAACCGAAATCACTAATGATTACAATGGAAAACCTGCTTTTTGCGTCTACTTCACATTGACTAACAAGGGCGATGACACTGCAGTTTCTCAAATTCTCTTTCAGCAATTAGCACGCGTTCAACAACTCTCAACAAATACCTCTAACGATTTGGACTTCGCCATGATGTCACTTGACGCCCCTGAAAATCACCTGCAAGATAATATCAATCCCAATGGCACAATTTCTGGCTATTATCCTTTTGAACTCGAAAATACAAGTGACCCTGTTGCTATACAGTTGCAAAGAGATTTTCAAACGGTTGATACGTATAAAGTTCCTTTGCAGTAG
- the dnaJ gene encoding molecular chaperone DnaJ: MNNTEYYERLGVDKNASQDEIKKAYRKMSKKYHPDLNKDAGAEDKYKEVQEAYETLSDEQKRAAYDQYGEAGANGGFGGGGFGGGSGFSGFGGAGGFGGFEDIFSSFFGGGGAQVNPNAPRQGDDLQYRINLKFEEAIFGVEKQVKYTREELCHTCAGSGAKAGTHAETCHKCGGRGQINIVRDTPLGRMQTQAVCDVCQGTGKEIKEKCTTCHGSGHEKVAHTVKVTVPAGVETGQKMRLQGQGDAGVNGGPYGDLYVVFQVEASDKFERDGSEIYYKMPMDFVQAALGDEVEVPTVHGNVKLKIPAGTQTGANFRLKGKGAPKLRGSGNGDQYVIINIVTPKSLNTAQKEALQAFAKASGIEVAGSGKKGFFDKFK; encoded by the coding sequence ATGAATAATACTGAATATTATGAACGTCTGGGCGTTGACAAAAATGCGAGCCAAGATGAAATTAAAAAAGCCTATCGTAAAATGTCCAAAAAGTATCACCCTGATTTGAATAAGGATGCGGGGGCTGAGGATAAATATAAAGAGGTTCAAGAAGCTTACGAAACGCTATCTGATGAGCAAAAACGGGCGGCTTATGACCAATATGGCGAAGCTGGAGCCAATGGTGGCTTTGGCGGCGGCGGTTTCGGTGGGGGCAGTGGATTTTCTGGCTTCGGCGGAGCTGGTGGTTTTGGTGGCTTTGAGGATATTTTCTCAAGCTTCTTTGGCGGTGGTGGCGCACAGGTCAATCCGAATGCTCCACGGCAGGGGGATGATTTGCAATATCGCATCAATCTGAAGTTTGAAGAAGCTATTTTTGGTGTGGAAAAACAAGTGAAATACACTCGTGAAGAATTGTGTCACACTTGTGCGGGATCTGGTGCCAAGGCGGGTACTCATGCTGAAACTTGTCACAAATGTGGCGGCCGTGGCCAAATTAATATTGTCCGTGATACACCTTTGGGTCGGATGCAAACACAAGCGGTTTGTGATGTCTGCCAAGGAACTGGTAAAGAAATTAAGGAAAAATGTACAACTTGTCATGGATCTGGTCATGAAAAAGTGGCGCACACAGTTAAGGTGACAGTGCCTGCTGGTGTGGAAACTGGACAAAAAATGCGTCTGCAAGGTCAAGGTGATGCAGGGGTTAATGGTGGCCCTTACGGTGATTTGTATGTGGTCTTCCAAGTGGAAGCTTCGGATAAATTTGAGCGTGATGGCTCAGAAATTTACTACAAGATGCCGATGGACTTTGTGCAAGCGGCGCTTGGTGATGAAGTGGAAGTACCAACGGTACATGGCAATGTCAAACTGAAAATTCCTGCTGGTACGCAAACTGGGGCTAATTTCCGTTTGAAAGGTAAAGGAGCACCAAAATTGCGTGGTTCTGGCAATGGCGACCAATATGTTATCATCAATATTGTGACGCCTAAGAGCTTGAATACAGCGCAAAAAGAGGCTTTGCAAGCTTTCGCCAAGGCTAGCGGAATTGAAGTCGCTGGTTCAGGTAAAAAAGGATTCTTTGATAAATTCAAATAA
- a CDS encoding helix-turn-helix domain-containing protein, which produces MGMEYFGDKLRALRMEKKMTQNELATLLGVVGASVSSYEISRKYPSIEILIKICQIFDVSADYLLGFSDDKAFNTATLTDEQLQIVLRLVGEFEQLNALRENTDE; this is translated from the coding sequence ATGGGAATGGAGTATTTTGGCGATAAGCTGCGGGCTTTACGCATGGAAAAAAAGATGACTCAAAACGAGTTGGCGACTTTGTTGGGCGTGGTTGGTGCTTCGGTTTCTTCTTATGAGATCAGCCGAAAATATCCGTCTATTGAGATTTTGATTAAAATCTGTCAGATTTTTGATGTTTCTGCTGACTATTTGTTGGGTTTTTCGGATGATAAAGCTTTTAATACGGCGACTTTGACGGATGAACAACTTCAGATTGTCTTGCGCTTAGTTGGTGAATTTGAACAATTGAATGCTTTAAGAGAAAACACTGACGAATAG
- a CDS encoding YqeG family HAD IIIA-type phosphatase: MKIDNYKPDFLVEAVYQLHPQRLKDLGIRTVMVDLDNTLIAWNNPDGTPELLAWLSEMRENGLKVIVVSNNKRERVARAVEKFGVEYIWRALKPFSWGIKKALKRFDERPENAVMVGDQLMTDVRAAHRAGVRSILVKPLVESDAWSTQVNRWRERRVWKKIIARDGAPIWKKGL; this comes from the coding sequence ATGAAAATTGATAATTATAAGCCTGATTTTTTGGTAGAAGCTGTCTATCAATTACATCCACAGCGTTTGAAAGATTTAGGGATTCGTACGGTAATGGTGGATTTGGACAATACTTTGATTGCTTGGAATAATCCAGATGGCACGCCAGAACTTTTGGCTTGGCTTTCTGAGATGCGCGAAAATGGTTTAAAAGTGATTGTGGTATCTAATAATAAGCGGGAGCGTGTGGCACGCGCTGTGGAAAAGTTTGGTGTGGAGTACATCTGGCGCGCCCTGAAGCCTTTTTCTTGGGGCATCAAAAAAGCGCTCAAACGGTTTGATGAACGTCCTGAAAATGCAGTCATGGTCGGGGATCAGCTGATGACGGATGTTCGTGCGGCTCATCGTGCGGGTGTGCGCAGCATTTTGGTGAAGCCTTTGGTTGAATCCGATGCTTGGAGTACGCAAGTCAATCGTTGGCGTGAGCGGCGGGTGTGGAAAAAAATAATCGCACGTGATGGAGCCCCAATCTGGAAAAAAGGGCTGTAA
- a CDS encoding NAD(P)-dependent oxidoreductase: protein MKETKMSKIAFIGTGVMGAAMAGHLLDAGHELTVYNRTKSKTDALVARGAVYAETPQAAATAADFVITIVGYPKDVREVYFGEVGIFQNDLSGKILIDMTTTEPTLAKEIYEKAQKVGAQALDAPVSGGDLGAKNGTLTIMVGGDDAAFQKALPLFEKMGKTIMLQGSAGSGQHTKMANQIGIAGTMTAMSELMVYADKAGLDMEKVLVTLGGGGASTWSLTNYAPRILKEDYSPGFFVKHFIKDLGIALAEAEKMGLELPATAGAKKLYDQLADKGFENDGTQALIKLWWQDGARPK from the coding sequence ATTAAGGAGACAAAGATGTCTAAAATTGCATTTATCGGAACAGGGGTTATGGGTGCTGCTATGGCAGGACACTTGTTAGACGCAGGTCACGAATTGACCGTTTATAATCGTACAAAATCAAAAACTGACGCATTAGTTGCGCGTGGCGCAGTGTATGCTGAAACGCCACAAGCAGCGGCAACAGCGGCTGATTTTGTCATTACCATTGTCGGCTATCCCAAAGATGTCCGCGAAGTCTATTTTGGTGAGGTCGGCATCTTCCAAAATGACCTTTCTGGCAAAATATTGATCGATATGACGACGACAGAGCCAACATTGGCCAAAGAAATTTATGAAAAAGCTCAAAAAGTTGGTGCACAAGCGCTTGACGCCCCGGTATCTGGTGGGGATTTGGGAGCAAAAAATGGTACGCTGACTATTATGGTTGGTGGAGATGACGCTGCTTTCCAAAAAGCTCTCCCTTTATTTGAAAAAATGGGTAAAACCATTATGCTACAAGGTTCTGCTGGCTCCGGTCAACACACCAAAATGGCCAATCAAATCGGGATTGCAGGCACCATGACAGCAATGTCTGAGCTGATGGTCTATGCTGATAAAGCGGGACTCGATATGGAAAAAGTCCTCGTTACCCTTGGCGGAGGTGGCGCATCAACTTGGTCGCTGACGAACTATGCACCACGGATTTTGAAAGAAGATTATAGCCCAGGATTTTTCGTCAAGCACTTTATCAAAGATTTAGGAATTGCTCTTGCAGAAGCTGAAAAAATGGGATTAGAGTTGCCCGCAACAGCTGGTGCTAAAAAACTCTATGATCAACTTGCTGATAAGGGCTTTGAGAATGATGGCACCCAAGCACTTATTAAACTTTGGTGGCAAGACGGTGCGCGTCCTAAATAA